GTAGTAAAATTCCAAGCCGACAGCGTAAGGCAGACGACGTGTACATAGAACGTGCCACGTGTATCACACCTTACACAGCAATCTGACCGTTAATTTTTCCCGACCAATCCACGTCATCGTCACAACCGCCGTTGGATCCACGTACTATAATGGATATGATTAATTGTTTAGAGGTCTcacatataaatttaatactaGCTGAAACggtaaataataataaaaatagttgTTGGCCATATGTCCATTACATTTTGTAACGTCTGACCAGAAATGGAAATggttgtttttaaatttgaccagaaaattcaaactaattaatggaaagttatgtttttggtggattttAGCTGACCATTAATGATAGTTTTGGTGTGTACTTAAGCTACTTGACAAATGGAATATAGtgccaaacaacaaaaatatttggcGAATTAAttagtgaacaaaaaaaaaaaaattaatttatgaaatatttgaaaatgctCAATATTTCTGATGTAACTTTATAAGTAAGAGTATTTAAGGTTTTGCTTTTATAGTTTATGATAAATTCTCAAAGTAGTAATATTTGTTTACccatttatatttaatatttaaaaatgatgatatatttCTGATAAGATACGTGaattaagattatataaatcCTTACTTTGGATCTAGATATGTAATAATATGTCAACTCTTAAATGTTATAACATTTCAAGTTATTTGATTAATGACCATTTTTACCTACgttatataaatcatatacaTGATATTATAGTATAATCGATTATGTTACGTACTTACATATGACTCGTTAATAGAAAAGTGATTGCGTGATTAGGCTGGACAATTGTTTAAGATAGGAATTTCAAATGATAAATAGTCCTAGATTATTCATTATGTTATGAGAAAATTCATACGATATTGACTTAAGGCTCTATTGATACTTTAGCTTTCacggaaaaaaaagaagttgtaTCCAATTTGGAAAAGTAGAGAACAATTTACAGAGAAGGTCCCATTGGCCCCTTTCTTTATTCATCGAATTTTCAATAATCATTTTTAGTctattcttttaatttctaattttttgcTAATATCTTTTATACAGATGTTGAATATAAAGAAATTGCCAAGCAAGCATATCTTATTAAAACGTAAATCTAATGCTTGAGTGGgtatatttttggatatagTTCAAAAGATATAAGAAATGTGATGACCTAACACCTAACCCAACAAGGCCAACGCTATTTTATTTTCGAATTCACGACGTTTTGGTAAGTCTATTATATTGGCTTAGGTTGCTTTCACAACTAAACCTGTCAACCTATTTTAATTCTGTAATcagctttttaaaaaatttgattcgGCAGGTTTAACCAAAACGGCACGTAAATCGTCATTAAAAAGTTGTGCTGGTACCgtaaatctttaatttttaagaacatcaaatataactaaaaataggGACACACAAAAAACTCTATTTCAGATTAAAGATAACTTagctttattttattttccttacAAGAAATACACCttttttgaagaagataaaattcGATTGAACAATTTTGTATGGAAAATATAAAAGCCACGTCAATTgagcctttttttttccctgttacttgggtttttgtttgtccCATTTGCCTTATGATTCgtcgtttttattttctagctTCTGATTGTTTAATAGTGAGTTTGATAAATCAGTtgtgaaaggaaaaaaaaactacaagcCAAATCCATTCGCAAACTGCAATGACGTAATAGTGATAGTCGTGCAAATCACTAAATTACAAATCCTAGTTTTTAGTTTCAATGGCGAAAGTTTCAAATTTgcaataaatttgttttcataggTCAAGAAAAACGATTATGAAAGTTAAATATTTGctgatatttaataaataataataaataatttatacaaaCGGTTTGATACTATACCGAGATTCAAAAACCACTTGCGTGGGCCTAAATTTAAAAAGCCTTTTTATGAAGCCCAATACGCTTTATGAAGTCCTTTAGACTCTCGTGTACGTTACAGGAGCTTTATTCTCGGACCAATCATCTTGAACCTGATGATTGGTTAAATTTAGGTTGAcatttttgatttggttttgaagatAAACAAAccgttttgttttggttttcagtaAATCTCTGTTCGGATATGGGCCAAGTCAATGAAAATATAGGTCtataaaatttgtgttttattGGGCTTGTATATGCTACCATCATTACATGAAGTGGTACTATATTAGGCCTGATTATTTTACGACTTAATTAACGGTGCCGTTAGGGTTTGATTTTCCTTGGCAattgagaaacaaattcaaaaacagtGATTTATCACACCATCAATTCGATCTAGAAAACCAGAGTAATAAAGGTTTAATATCATAAGCAATTCATCTCTCAAAGAGAATGTGAcataatgtatttttgttaaaaagcgacaaagcaaaaacaatcgaaaaccctaatagaaaaaaaaaaatactagttCATATGAATGGATTAAATTCTAATTTCTAAGCACGCTCTGCACGAATCCTTCTTGCCAATTGAACATCTTTAGGCATAATGGTAACCCTCTTTGCATGAATGGCACAGAGATTTGTGTCTTCAAACAAACCAACCAAATATGCCTCCGCAGCTTCTTGAAGAGCTAACACTGCATGGCTTTGGAATCTCAGATCCGTCTACATTGCAAATTTCCACCAATTATTTATCAATCTTTTTCATCAAGTTAGGTATAACTAATCAGTATCTAGGGTTTCGATGATTGAaagacaaaatctttttacCTTGAAATCTTGAGCGATTTCACGAACAAGACGTTGGAATGGAAGTTTACGGTTCAACAACTCTGTGCTCTTTTGGTATTTACGAATCTCACTGATTCATCAAACAATAGTCATCAGAAATTGAAGACGATGAGAAGATTGTGAttcgaaaagaagaaaacgtgAAAGTTACCGAAGAGCGACGGTTCCAGGACGGAAACGGTGAGGTTTCTTGACTCCTCCGGTAGTCGGTGCAGATTTCCTTGCCGCCTTGGTAGCGAGCTGCTTCGTCGGAGCTTTTCCTCCGTGTGATTTTCTCGCGGATTGCTTCGTACGAGCCATGGCTTCTTCAAGAATCTGAGAGCTTAGAAACTATGAAAAGATTGAATCAGAGAGAAAAATCGCCAAAGCTTTTAATGTTGTGTTTTGATGtagagaaaagtaaaaaagattaGTGAATTTTATAGTGACGAGGTGTGAGAATTAGGTCGGTTAATTTTGGGGAGAGGAGTTGATAGACGTGCGATTAAAGGCATGTTCGACGGtccatatttgattttgattaagaTTATGCATATGTGGCGATCTGCGCTTTCGATTCTTATTGGTCCATTTTCTTGTTGAGTTtgttgaatcttcttcttctttggtttaaGTAACGTTTTTGttgcagaaaaaaagaagtaatgtTCTTAAAATGAGTAGGCTTTATATTTGAGTCTACGGGAGGATCTATAATCCAGTTTAAATAGGCCCAGAAGCCCATTATAGGATGAACATTTTGCATTGTTCACATACCTTTTAAAATATGTAGTTAAATAACAATGATTATGACAAATCTAGTCAATACAAACATCCATTACTTATGACCGAAAGTTGCCTATTGAATTGAGAGCAAATAGcgaaaattttcataaataagtAAGAGATATATAAGCAAAAGATATAAGAGTAACCAAGTGTtgtaacaatgcaacaatCTCTTTCCTTTCTTACATCTACAATGCAAATGACTAACCATTTCCTCTTTTTGACATTTATGCATAACCCGCCATACCAATATTGGAACTAGAGCGGTTGGCTTTGTGAGCAGGCGGCGAAGAGACGGACTTGGTAAAATACATGTAGTAGTAGACATTAAGAACCATAGTAGCAACTATAAAGACTGCACCTGCAATGAAAATTCCTTTACGCAATGATGCACACGAAAAGGTTTGCGAACTTAAGTACTTTGTGTGGTATGCGTTCTTGGTCGCTCCTGCTATTACACAAGCTTCTGCTACCAGAAATGTCATCCTGAAATTGTCAAATttgaatatcaaaatattgGTTGAGAAATCAAACTACTAATCCATTGATATGTTCAAAGcttcaaaaacagaaatcaatCTAAAGCTCTTTCAATATATATCACTCTCAAGATGAAGCTAAACTTGAAGATATATACATTGCTTTAGAGATGTTTAAGATAAAGGGACTCACCACGAAGAGATGAAATAGATAATAGACCAAGCACGGTCACTTCCAGGGGCTAAGGGTCTTCCAAAACACATGCATTTGGTAACACTCATAAGCAATGATTCACTAGAGAGGAGGAAAAGGAAAGCTCCAACTCCATAACCAGTGGCTACATCAGAGTCATAAACGCAGAACGTTGTGTTTGTTATTGGGTCTTGAATAGATTTCCCCTgccacaaaaacagagaaataatgACCTTAAAGAAGTGTCACAACAGATTATAACTCAATGTCTCAATCTATAACTAAGCTAAGTCACTTAAATGTTTCTCTAGTCTTCAGCtacaaaaacatgaacataGCTCTGAAAAATTTGTTCTTTAGTTTCAAGATTTCCCCCAATTTACTGACTCTTGAAGAATCTTGAATTCAAATTAGAGGCACCAAATAACATGTTCGCTGAAAATTGCAAGTAATTACGAAACAAATCCAGAAATAGAAAGATTCAACAGAATCATACTATTGACTATTATAACCTAAGAATTCGAACTAGAGTTcattaaagaacaaaaaccctaaatgagaaaaaaaaagtgggacagagagagaagagtgAATTTACGATGCTGCGGCGGCGCTCGGCGGCGATGGAGAAGCCGAAGGCTACTAAACTAAGAGCGACGACGAGGATGAAAACCAGAGTGGAGGCCTTCCCTTCTCCCATTATCTCCGGCgaaagagaaatagagagtTTTTGCAGAGACGACAGAAGTGAGGAGTGAGAGAGCTGGAAAACGAGTTAAAGTGAAAAAACACACACGAGCAGTGAGTGTCGTTAAAATAAAGAACACGCTAGACATAGCGCGTGCTTGTCACGTTAGAATAatgatttgaagaaaagatTCACGCGGAGTGTGAGGCGCGTGGGGAAagctttttgaattttgtgtttcctttttcGAAAAAGTTAATAAAGGGTAAGAGTGTAAAGGCCATTTTATAAAGATATGGGCTTGATGGGCTAAAGAGCCCAAATATATCCCTTTTTAAGTTAAGGCCGCCTAATAGGTTTGACTTTTACGAGAGTCAATTTAAGAGGGAttttaagaataatcaaattGTTTCTTATTGCAAAAATTGTGATTGATACTTTGATACAATCTTAGCGTAGTACAATCTTTTGTCTTACTTCAGGTGAAAGTTACATGTCatgttaattttgatttgagatttatctctttgtttgttgtcGTCACTAATTTAGATAAATTGATACTTGAAATTCagcaaattaattttaaattaaaaaagctTGCGAGATTTCCGGCCACAAAGTTTGACGaatcttttggtttgattgaCACATTAAAAgcgaaacaaaataaatttatttatatttatataatttacaagCTGTAAGCAAAAGGAATCGAAATTAAATAGATCAGGAGACAAAGAAATAATGAGTTGTCCTCATGTCACTTGGCTGGTCCGTACCCTAACCACATCCATGTATgtacattttcttataacGCTTAGTTTATTGGTTTATGTAcatttgtttagtttcttttgatataaTCGTAATATATTTGAAGCAAGTTATATGACCAAACGAGacatagttttttatttataatgacGACAATCTACTTTTCCACCGGGGACGGTTGTTTGCCATGTCTTATGTTGTTCTGTTCTTTCCATATCgagtaaatattattttgaaaaacataccTTAGGATAAAAACTTTAGTGTGGTCATGAACTTTATTTGTGATCA
This sequence is a window from Arabidopsis thaliana chromosome 1 sequence. Protein-coding genes within it:
- a CDS encoding Histone superfamily protein (Histone superfamily protein; FUNCTIONS IN: DNA binding; INVOLVED IN: nucleosome assembly; LOCATED IN: chloroplast, nucleosome; EXPRESSED IN: root, inflorescence, flower, leaf; EXPRESSED DURING: seedling growth; CONTAINS InterPro DOMAIN/s: Histone H3 (InterPro:IPR000164), Histone-fold (InterPro:IPR009072), Histone core (InterPro:IPR007125); BEST Arabidopsis thaliana protein match is: Histone superfamily protein (TAIR:AT4G40030.2); Has 14571 Blast hits to 14563 proteins in 7243 species: Archae - 0; Bacteria - 0; Metazoa - 10588; Fungi - 2030; Plants - 1255; Viruses - 0; Other Eukaryotes - 698 (source: NCBI BLink).) encodes the protein MARTKQSARKSHGGKAPTKQLATKAARKSAPTTGGVKKPHRFRPGTVALREIRKYQKSTELLNRKLPFQRLVREIAQDFKTDLRFQSHAVLALQEAAEAYLVGLFEDTNLCAIHAKRVTIMPKDVQLARRIRAERA
- a CDS encoding sodium/hydrogen exchanger (DUF1218) (Protein of unknown function (DUF1218); FUNCTIONS IN: molecular_function unknown; INVOLVED IN: biological_process unknown; LOCATED IN: endomembrane system; EXPRESSED IN: 22 plant structures; EXPRESSED DURING: 13 growth stages; CONTAINS InterPro DOMAIN/s: Protein of unknown function DUF1218 (InterPro:IPR009606); BEST Arabidopsis thaliana protein match is: Protein of unknown function (DUF1218) (TAIR:AT4G27435.1); Has 523 Blast hits to 523 proteins in 97 species: Archae - 0; Bacteria - 0; Metazoa - 0; Fungi - 0; Plants - 523; Viruses - 0; Other Eukaryotes - 0 (source: NCBI BLink).) is translated as MGEGKASTLVFILVVALSLVAFGFSIAAERRRSIGKSIQDPITNTTFCVYDSDVATGYGVGAFLFLLSSESLLMSVTKCMCFGRPLAPGSDRAWSIIYFISSWMTFLVAEACVIAGATKNAYHTKYLSSQTFSCASLRKGIFIAGAVFIVATMVLNVYYYMYFTKSVSSPPAHKANRSSSNIGMAGYA